A window of Choloepus didactylus isolate mChoDid1 chromosome 23, mChoDid1.pri, whole genome shotgun sequence contains these coding sequences:
- the LOC119519325 gene encoding inner centromere protein-like: MIISAFGVFGVKFFARRRLAERRRLAERRRLAERRRLAERRRLAERRRLAERRRLAERRRLAERRRLAERRRLAERRRLAERRFFRLRILSWWFQKLDNPLRFMCQLGQVIVSSCEIKQTLA; this comes from the exons TTCTGCGTTTGGAGTCTTTGGTGTGAAGTTCTTTGCGCGGCGGCGCCTGGCGGAGCGGCGGCGCCTGGCGGAGCGGCGGCGCCTGGCGGAGCGGCGGCGCCTGGCGGAGCGGCGGCGCCTGGCGGAGCGGCGGCGCCTGGCGGAGCGGCGGCGCCTGGCGGAGCGGCGGCGCCTGGCGGAGCGGCGGCGCCTGGCGGAGCGGCGGCGCCTGGCGGAGCGGCGGCGCCTGGCGGAGCGGCGTTTTTTCCGTCTGAGAATTCTTTCTTGGTGGTTCCAGAAACTCGATAATCCGCTCAG gttcatgtgtcaacttggccaggtgatagtatccaGCTGTGagatcaagcaaacactggcttaa